The sequence GGTGCCTGTGGAAAGAGCAGCTGGCACAGTCAAGCAGCCCCCATGGTAAACCTGCAGCCACGTGGGACAGGAGGTTTACATTTCCAGAGGACTGATCGGGGCTGCTGGTGTGGCTTGTGATTTGCAGCCACCCTGTCTCCTGTTCCCCAAAAGGCACACTGTCAGCAGCATTGAGCACTGCAAGCTCTGAACAGCCCAGCAATGATCCCTCCTTTCAGCAGCATGGGCTCTTTCATTCCTGCTTGCCTCGCTTCATAATTAAGTTAACTGCCTGATGGATGTGCTGAGCAGCCTATGTGCAAGGAAAGAGAGTCTCCTTTGAGGTTACATGAGAGGTACAATCATAAGGGGAAAACACCCAGGGCACTCTGGAGACACCTCTCCAGCTTATAATGTCATGCTTCTGGTTCTGTGCTTATTTATGCTGCTCGAGGGAAATCCTCCCACAGGCAGATACACACCTTGAAGGCCTGCATGCTTCTGATAAGAATAAGACAGGCACCATTTGTCCAATTTCTCTGTCCACTTTAGTTTGCTGTCTAGTTTGTGAATATCACTGCTTTATACTCCTGTTAGAAATaagagaatattaaaataaaaaacaaaagacaatGTCTTGCAACAATAGGATTGAAAAGAAGATAAGATGACAAGAGGAGGAGCTCTTGCCCATCAGAATGTTCAATACACATGTGCAAGAAGTCCTTAGAgcactccttttttttttatgatggaTACTTCATCAAGTCCTGGGTTAAATTTGTGAAAAGAGATGGAGAAAGCAGAGGAGAATGTAAAtcaaacctatatggcaaaaaatACAGTGCTGCTTTCTTCTTGACAGATTAGAAGTTGGATTTGTTTCTGGTGGCTGGCACAAATGTACATTTTTCCTTTAGCTAGGAAGAAAGTTTGttttagggttgttttttttactttctttccttggagggaaaaacacaacaacaacagTGTGGGCTTGAATTACAGTTGATGAACTCAAATAATTTCTGTAGCCCCCAAAATAGCTGGAGAAGTCAATGAAACCACAAACTCCATGGGGCTCATCCATTTCTGAATGCAGCTGTTTTGAGCCAGCGGCAAACTGCCCTATCACTTACCAAAGTGATATTTATCTAATTTATTACTATCAAATGCttgcagggaggaaaaaaacccaaccaaacaataACAAAACTCCTCCAAACCCAGACCAAGAAAACCAAGAGACACTAAAGGCCTGTGCTAGCATCAGCAAACCAGTCTGTTTGTTCCCAGCATGGCAATGCCAGAAAGAAGGAAGCCTTTCTGGGTCAAATTCTGCTCTCATTTGCAATGCCAGAATGATGCCTCTAAAGCTGAGGGAATTGTTGGCTGGCTGGCCAGCCCAGTGGACTTCATGTAGAACTCAGGTCTCCTTGACCTGATCAGAGCAGAGAAGCCTGTCCCAGGCACTGAGACATACCAACTGATTGTTTAACCATATTGAACAAAATAGGCTTCCCTACCATTTTTCACCTAGCTCAGATTTGATCAGagatataaaataaagaaagacaTGAACACTCATTCTGGCTACagttctgaaatgttttttgcACTATGTTTACCTCAGGAAAAACGATCTTGCCACTATCTTTGTACTTTATCTGTAGCTTTCAGTCTCTTTGCATACTTACACTTAGCGCCACAGCTTCCAAGCATTCTCCTCTAATTAATCAAAAAGGCGGTCCTTTTGTTTCCTAGGTCACGAAGGAAGAACAGTACATTAAATAAAGATATTGGCTGAGGATGGAAACTGGATTTCTACCCAAGGAGCCTAATAATAGTGCCTTGATGCAGGCCAAGTAAAAATTGATATGGTTTTATATACACAGAGGCAAACAGTTGAGTGTGAAAAGAGTAAACACCAGATAGCATTCAAGCAGTGGTTAATCCAGCTCATTCTGTGTTTGTAAATAGACAAATGTGTTGTGGTGGCTAAATTTATCCTAATGTAAGGAAACATGAACAAAGATGTTGGTATTTGGTAACTTCTATAGGCAAAATTAGGACATCCTGCAGGAATTATTTGGGGGCAGTTCATGATAAAGTGGTACAGATTAGGGTTGCCATTTCTGGAAAAATTAGGTCAGAATTATGTAGATAAGATGGAAAGAATTTCAGTAGCATTGTAGTATTTTCCTGACTTGAAGCCTGACTCACACGTCAAAGCTTTGTTTTATTGTATACCTTGTTTTGATCTATAGTCAAAACAGCCTTTAtccagagaaaatgaaaataaaccagctgagaaagaaagaattacAGTCAGCATTGAATAAAAATAAGTACAGCAAGCCTAATTTTGGAGAATAGTTGTCTTTTCCTGTGAAACGTTTTCCAATTCCAGAAATGGCCATGCTGAACACAGGAAAAATCAGAGGAGGAAGATACAATTTGATAACTCAGGAATGGAGCTTTTTCTTGCTCTCAGTGTGAGATGGAATTTCAGTCATATATCTGGTGTATTTTGGGCCACACTAGAAAGTGGTGTCCCTCTTCCCTATACACTTCCATTTATGCCTCTCAAATTTCATCCTGGACTACAAGAATCTCTCATTTAAAAAGGAGATAGATCATGGTCATGAAAGGTTCCCTTTTTCAGAGCAGTGAGATTAGTTCTAGTTAGAAGACCCAGAGCTTTGACTCTGCAGCCTTGCCTCTGCAGTCCGCACAATGTTTCCTTTGGCTTCAGGTAGAATATTTTTTCACTCAGGTCGTTTATTAAAAGTAAGAATGTACTTTTACACAGCTCTGTATTCGGTGCCATAAATCTCAGCACATATTATGCCTCTCTTTTCTCACCAGGGGCTCTAGCCTAAGTTACTGAATCTCTCTCTCCCACAGAGCTTTGAGAAGGAGCAAACCTCTGGGACAGACCCTGGTGCTTGTATGTGAGCCAGAGTTAAGATAAAATGCTTCATGTTCCCTCTTGCTTATTCAATGAGACAAACAGACTGCTGAACTCTGCTTTTTCAGTCTAGCTTATTAATGCAAATCGCGGTAAGTTGCAGTTTCTGCTCCAATGCCACAAGGCAAATGTCAGGGAGGGTGGCatgcagaagcagcagtgcATCCCCTTCCACCCTTGCTGCACACCAGCGGGTCCCTGAAGCCAGCTGGGCAGCATGAAacagctcctgccactcttcCCAAAGATGCAAGCCCCTGACATCAGGGCATCTTACACTCCTCGTACTTTTTGCATTGAGGCTCAGGCTCTTTGCACGAGCCTGGGAACCAAGCTGCACCCATGGCAAGCCAAAAGGCCAGTGAGTGCCCATCACTATACAAAGCTGCAGCATGAGCAAGCAGCAGATGCAGTTTActgggaaggaaaggagaatgGAAGCCTGAGTCCAGGCATGAACATAGTAAACCTTAGAGGGAACAGGTTTATTTTTAGGATGGTCTCTCAAGAATCTCTTAAGCAGATAGCCAGGAATTCGGGCTACTAAAGCCCACCCACATCATCATTTAGGCCAGCCACACACAAAACCCAAATAACCAGCCCTAGTaacagcacaggcagtgctgcaaTGCTCTTCCACTCGCAGAACTGATCCCCTCCTCACATTCTTTCCTGGGAGACAAAACAGGAGcaactgggatggggatgctGATGTGCAGCCCCTTCACTATCAGGAGCATCCCACACCAGCTGCTTGCCTGCCACTTTGGCTGAGTGAGAGGCAGCATCTCAACTACttgcttgtttattttccctgcCAAAGGCAACCGCTGGTAGGGCAAGAAATGGAAAACCACAAAGTATTAGTAAGGTCTCTTCATgcctgacagaggtcactgatCCAGGCACATCCCGAGCAGTCAGTGCTGGTGATGCAGAGATCAAAGGATagctctgggggctgcagcctgccctgcaGAAGAACAGGGGCTCCCAGTTCCTTCCCACTGCCTGGTCCAGGCACTCCTGTCAGTACAGGATTGCTAGCAATGTCATTTCCCCACCAAATTACTGCTCCAAAACATAGTAGAGCGGTGTGAAGGAAACATTATATGAACCTGACTGTCAATATTATGAAAGTTGACAAGAAATCCAGAACAATTTCAGAAATTTTCAGTGGTGATTACATCTGTGTTTGGGTCACACTCCTTGTATTGTACTTCTTTGTTAAGTTCCGTTTttaagaaaacccaaaccactcagTTTTATCCTTGGATTAactcttgtgcttttttttttccctataggATAAGAGATGATTAAAtcaatttatttgctttaagcATCCTTCTAGGTATAACcatttaaagcaaatattttgaaacGTGTGAAAAAATTAATGATTTATCTAGATTTTTCCTGAGCTTGGTCCTCATTGAGGTTCCATTGAGATCTCAGTCCTCACTTTGCATGGAATGGGctgaaaatttttattataGCATGCTAATAAGTAACATTGCCTAGTTCAATACAGCCCACAAGTTTTCCAGTGTGTGCATTTCCCCCTCTAGTTTGTCCATACCCACATCCTTAATGCCCTTATTTTAATGCTCTAGTACATCATACATGTGAGAAGAGTGCTCCAGGATAAATTCAGTTGTCCAATTTAGAGTTTGCCATGAAGACTTGATGAGCAACCTTGCCGCTAGAACTAGTGTCATCTGCTGTCTCACAGCTGCCACAAATTTTGATTCCTGTGATCTGGTTTTTCTAACAGAAGAGCAGCCATGTGCACACACCTCACCTTTGTACATGGGGCAATCTACCACCACCGTGATCACAGAGCCACAGACTAAGGAAAAACAAGCCAatacagtaattaaaaatatttatttctgaagaTATTTACCTTGATAGGCATAAAGCATTTTCCAATTTCATACAGAAATACATAAAACATGCATAGACCAATATGGCCTACTTCAATGTGTATTCAACATGGTAAATATAATGAAGAACTTGTGTGAATATAAATACATGACAAAAATAAGCACATAAGATTCAACTTTTCTGCAAATTCAACAATGTGAACAAATTCACTGCTATAAACATTCACCCAATATTAGCCTTTTGACTCTAATTCAAAACAACCCTTTGTCTCAATGTATTTCCACCAAACAAGGCCCTGAATAAATCTTGCAACAGCCTCTGGTAGATCCCCACTTCAGTGCATTATTGGTAGCATGTAAGACACAACAACCTCTATTATTAGAACTTCAGTTGACCAAATATCCTTGTTATGGGAAACTTAGTAGTGTCCTCGAtaacttttattttatgttgAAGGGTCCCTTTGGTATCCAAAGCCAAAGGACTTTGACTATGCAAACAATCAGAGTGCCTAACCCACATTCAGATAACTCTGGTTGTACAAGTAAACTATACTTCTGAAAAAAGGCAAAGGGTTGCAGCTGATTAGTAAAGGCAATAACAAGGTGTAAAAATACTCTAGCAGGAGTGCAACAAACAGTACGCGAGGTAGACATGTATATATGCAGTCAGTCCTGATTAAAGTAGAACTGTGGCtttcatttttgcattttaatcaAAAGGTAGTGTTCTTTGAAGTTTATACACTCAGATCTTGCTTTCTGTCCTTGCTAAGCACATCTGTGAGGTCTTCCTTGCGAGATGCTTTTGATGTAGACCCCAAAAGCTGCTCAATCGATGGGTAACATTCCAGAAGCAGTATTCAAATGTTTCTTCAGACAGATGGCTTTTCTTGTATGTTACTGCAGATTTCCCTTCAGCCCTTCTACCCATCCACCTGAATTCCAAGATGATAAAATCCTTTGTCAGTATATCTCCAAATACAGGACTTCTTTAGCACTTTGCTCCACTGTGCAGACACTTGGACAGAGGGGGCCTTTGCCATCATGGAATGTTGGAGTCAAGACAGAGTTTTCGCGATGCTTTGTCAGCAAGCGTTGTGGAGAAAGATTCAGGTGATCTCACCACTAGGATGCTTTCAGGCTTTCCCGGACGCTTTGCCTTTTGTTCGCCCTGTTGTGTTTGAGCTTTCGCCCTTTCTGGAGCTCAGCCTTCAGTTTTGCGATACTGAAGGAAGCTTTGATGCTGTTACCAATGGCTTCCAGcctgaaaaatcaggaaatgtACATTTAATATTGTGATAATGAAGATGCATCTCCAGTGTGAAAGAACTTAGTTTTTGCTTAAATAAACCTCAGTCTAGATTTCTACCATGGGATCCTAATAACCTGCTGTTCGCTATAACTCAGAATTAGGATAACTTAAGATACTTGAAATGTTGTATTCATAATTTCAAtacaaacattaaattaaaatattcactCAAACATAGATGCCCTAGACTTCTTTAAGTAACCAGTCAGGAGGTCTCCAGTGTTTCTTTTATGTTTCATCTGTGCTGTTTCTTTTAGGTAAACCTGATCCTACTTCCAATGAATAGGTGCATTTTTCAAGTAAGCAAGCTCCactttcaaaaaattatttaagactTCCAGGCCCTAAGTCTCATTCAATATCATCAGGTTGCCTGCTCCCATAAGTCCTGTTCTGTTTGTGAAAGGAGCACTAAAGAATCTTCTTTAGTACAGGCAAACTTCTGTATTCCATACTTTTCCATGGGAATATGGCTGAGCACTGGATGCAAGCAGAGGACAGATGGGTGCTTAGCTCAGCGCCTGTGTCCTCACAAGCTAGAAACCCAGAGCATGAAGAAAAGCCCCAAAATATCCTCACTGATTCCTCCATAACTCTCAAGCTGAAACCACCAGCTAAGCTCAGGATGACCCGAAGGCAGGTGAACTGTGCTCTCTATTGCTGCTCTAGGGAACTACAACAGGATGAGAAGAAACTCACCGCTTCATTTTCTTGCTGTCAACAAGCTGTTGGTTTATGCATTTGGGTCCAAAGCAATTGCCGGCTTTGATGCGGTGCCGTGAGGTTTTCTCCACTGTGGACTGAGCCCTGTTAAAAGGGAAAAGGTTCTGCTGTTAAAAAAAGCCAAGTCTGCAGTCTGCAAGGTGAGGCATCTCATCAACCACTTCTCAAGGCATGTAATAAGCAATCTTTCTGGGCCAAGCCATAGTATGGATCATAAAAGTATGAGCACTCGGGTAGGAGGCAAGGCTTTGGGGAGAGTATTCGCTCAGCAAGTGCCAAAATGAGTAAGTGCACCACAATCCATCCCTTTCACATGCATTGCCTTTTAAAGAGTAGCAACAAGAGACGCACCAGAGATCTTTGCCTGCCTGGCAGAAGTTCAGACATTTCTTGTCTTTCTGGTTGGCACATTGGCATCTGCTGCTTGGTTCAGTGAGCATCTCCGGCACCATGTCCTTCAGTGATCTTCTGGGTCGAGAAGGGCCTCCCAGACCATATGGAACAGTCTTCCTATGATCAAAGAGACAACATGAAAGTCATTTAAATAATTCTGTGCCTTCAAAACACTGTGGGGTATTTTGGGCAATCTTATCAACAACATTGATTGCACGAGTAAAGGCTGTGGGATTGGGAATGCCTCATTAGTCACAGTTTCCATGCAAATGCCTCTGATGATCCTGCAACATATTCATTAGCATGGCTACTGACAAGGATAATGACCTTTTAATTGTGATTTCACAAGGCTGTTGTGCCTCCCTATGCAATAGAAAGCAATAAAACCTCATCTCTTTGAACTTTGGCTACTGCCAACACTGAAAGAAGCAGTGAAAGTGAAGAACAGATTCTCTCAGAGGAAacccagcagcagaagaaatcaCTAGTCAAGTGTTTGCAGCCTTAGGTGAGCCTCTGGCTCACTACTTTTTGGTGAGGAGAGTACAGAAATGGATACTGTGCATAATCCTATTAACACGTGGGATGCATTAATTTGCAGCAGAGAGCAGTGAAAGGCAGCTAGAGCCACCCGGTGTCAAAATATTCCTTGTCAGAAAGAAAACTGCTCAAATGCAGGCTGGCAAAATCAAGCCTTTGGCATTTTGTCTGATTCTGATTCATAGTGAAAAGTATCCTTCAGCCTTTGCTGAGCAGCGCCCAAAGGAAATACCGCTGCCCAGATTTTAGGTAGGCAGGTGTGCTAGGGCTATTAGGAGCTATCTGCCCGATCTGTGTGGCCAAATCCTGCTCGCTTTCTTCTGGTGCAGTCTCGTTGCTAAGTGTGTTAGAAAAGTAGGAGCAGGAAAGTAAAGCAGTAGGAGAAACTGTGCAAACAACTAtttcttcctccccttcccaTCTCTGCAGGGGGGTTGTGGTT comes from Lonchura striata isolate bLonStr1 chromosome 1, bLonStr1.mat, whole genome shotgun sequence and encodes:
- the EDN1 gene encoding endothelin-1, translated to MDYCHMIVSLLFVLCPGLLPAAPGAEADAAPPPAAAHRRARRCSCSSLMDEECVYFCHLDIIWINTPEKTVPYGLGGPSRPRRSLKDMVPEMLTEPSSRCQCANQKDKKCLNFCQAGKDLWAQSTVEKTSRHRIKAGNCFGPKCINQQLVDSKKMKRLEAIGNSIKASFSIAKLKAELQKGRKLKHNRANKRQSVRESLKAS